ccaataaatgtcgttccacttcatgattgtgtcccacttgttgttgattcttcacaaaaaaatacagttttatatctttatgtttgaagcctgaaatgtggcaaaaggtcgcaaagttcaagggggccgaatactttcgcaaggcactgtatatatatatatatatatatatatgttatatatgttttttttttatttggactaaaggaacacctatgtgagaatgctattcattgactacagctcagcgtccaACACCCTAGTGACCTCAAAGCTCataaataagctaaggaccctgggactgaacacctccctctgcaactggatcctgaacttcctgacgggccgcccccaggtggtaaggataggtaacaacacatccgccacgctgatcctcaacactggggcccctcaggggtgcatgctcagtcccctcctgtactccctgttcactcatgactgcacggccaggtacgactccaacaccatcattacttttgccgatgacacagcagtggtaggcctgatcacagacattgatgagacagcctgtagggaggtcagagaccatgctgtgtggtgccaagacaacaacatctccctcaacgtgatcaagacaaaggagatgattgtggactacaggaaaaggaggaccaagcacgcccccattttcatcgacggggcaatagtggagcaggttgagagcttcaagttccttggtgtccacatcaccaacaaactaacatggtacatgcacaccaagacagttgtgaagagggcacgacaaaacctattccccctcaggagactgaaaagatttggtatggtctcctcagatcctcaaaagggtctacagctgcaccatcgagagcatcttgagtggttgcatcacagcctggtatggcaactgctcggcctccgactgcaaggcactacagggggtagtgcgtacagcccagtacatcaccggggccaagcttcctgccatccaggacctctataccaggcagtgtcagaggaaggccctaaaaattgtcaaagactccagccaccctagtcatagacggttctcactgctaccgcacagcaagcggtaccggagcgccaagtctaggtccaagaggcttgcTTATAAACAGCCTTttcccccaagtcataagactcctgaacatctaatcaaatggctacccagactattttctccccccccccaacccctcttttacgccgcTCCTACTCTCTGTTGTGACCGGttcgtcactttaataactctacctaaatgtacatattacctcaatttcctcgactaaccggtgctcccgcacattgactctgtaccggtaccccggaATAAAGTCTTGCTACTGTTATTACTGccgctctttaattacttgttccttttatttccgATTCCAGGTTTTATCACAACCGACTCTGGTTGGGATtctcatagggcggtgcacaattggcccagcgtcgtccgggttagggttttgtccggggtaggccgtcattgtaaatatgaatttgttcttaactgacttgcttagttaaataaaggttccacCCCAGGGACTCTTGGGGCATGGCCTTTCAGGCTATGGTTTTATCTTTCTCACTCTCCGTCTGATCATGCATAGAAAAACACGTGTAATGCTTGTTAATGCTTTGTAACTTAAACGTATGCCTTATATGTCAATCCATTTAGCAAAGTAATTAACTGCACTTGTAattagaattccattctcagacgTTTCTTGATTGCCTGTTATTGTTACGCAACTGTAGTTTCTTGCATAGTCagaaaaacatttaataaagTTTGTTAACATagtcatttcatagttttattATGGGTTGAACGTAAGGTGTATATATAAAATATTAACCCATTACATTTTCATCACCTGTGGTCTATTATAATAAGCAAACTATGGTCACATATGATATACCCTTCGGAATGCATTTAACTGTGAAAATTATATAATTTTTCTAAAAAATGATTTTATCTGCCAAAGATTAAACATACATTTACAGCcttaattcaaaatgtattacatttattttttctcacccatctacacacaataccccctaattacaatgtgaaaacatgttttaagacacttttgcaaatgtattgaaaatgtaatacagaaatatctagttctcacacccctgagtcaatactttgtagacacacctttggcagcgattacagctgtgtctttctgggtaagtccctaagagctttccacacctggattgtgcaacatttgcccattattcttttccaAATTATtcagctctgtcaaattggttgttgatcattgctaagcAACCCTTTtcaggttttgccatagattttcaagtagatttaagtcaaactgtaactgtgttttaggtctttgtcctgctgaaaagtgaattcatctcccagtgtctggtggaaagcagattgaacctggttttcctctaggattttgcctgtacttagctccattccatttcttttttatcctgagaaactccccagtccttaacgattacaagcatacccataacatgatgcagccatcactatgcttgaaaatatggagagtggtagttcaggagtaaaacagtaatgtgttgtattggattttccccaaacataacactttgtattcacgACAAaatgtgaattgctttgccacatatttttttgcagtgttactttagtgccttgttgcaaacaggatgcatgtattctgtacagacttccttcttttcactctgtcaattaggttagtattgtggagtaactacaatgttgttgatccatcctcagttttctcctatcacagccattaaactctaactgtattaaagtcaccattggcctcatggtgaaattcctgagcagtttccttcctctccggcaactgagttaggacgtgactgggtgtattgatacactatccaaagtgtaattaataacttcaccatgctcaaagggatattcaatgtctgctttttctttacccatttaccaataggtatccttctttgtgaggcattggtaAACCTCCCTGGTATGTGTGTTTGAATCTGTGTATGAAATtaactgcttgactgagggaccttacagataaattgtatgtgtggggtacaaagattAAGAagtaattcaaaaatcatgttaaacacttttattgcacacagagtgaatccatgcaacttattacttGTTTAGcaattttttactcctgaacttattttggcctgccataacaaaggggttgaatacttattgactcaagacatctacatttaatctattttaaatacaggctgtaacacaacaaaatgtggaaaaagataAGGGGTGAGAATActatctgaaggcactgtgtgttgCTGTTGGTGAAGGATCTTCAACAATCAAACAGATAATGCCAACTAAATATGACTTTCATTCAAATCTCACATTTAATCAGATTTGCCAGTGATATGTGTGGTACTACTGATAAGTGAGTCTGTTCAATATCTCCagggccctgtccagaaacaactccTAACTCATTAGAACCACTTCCCTTATCTCCAAAAGTCTCCAAAAGTTTCAAGTCTTCCTCAGGCACAATAAAGAAGCTGTGGTCCCATACAGTATCGTTTGGGGCAGGGTCAAAGCCAGGCTGTTGATTCCTGCCAAGGTAGTGTTATCTAGCTGTGCGAACATGCAGGCAGTCCCACTGTGAACTTTGGATCCCTGGGACAGTAAAAGGGGTTGTAAAGAATGATTAGCAGAGGGTGACTATAGACCGTAAGCCATTCAGACAACAAAGTGTCccgggaggggagaggagtggggaagATATTCTTCCTTTAACAAAATAGCTACTGTATACTTTAAGATCTGATGAAAGGGGACAAGTAGGAAGTAGCATTTTAGAAGGCACTGGTTGTGTTATTATACAACAGTGATAACAGTGGTTTCAACATGGATTCAGAGGAGGTCATGGTGGAAATGAAAGAAACTGGAAAGTCGCCAGATTCTCAACCAGGTCAGTTTTTGATCTATCCTGGCGTATGGGAAACAGGAAGTGAAAATTCAATGCAATTCATTTGTGTTATTCTGTACATTAATTTAGCTTGATGTGATACTTGTTAACGGCCAAGCAGTCCCTCTTTCTGTGGTCTCAGGGTTGCGAATAATCCTGATCGGAGAGCGAGAGGCAGGGAAGAGTGCTGTGGGCAACGCCATCCTGGGCAGTGAGATGTTTGACACGGTGGGGGTGAGAACAAGGGAGGCGGTAAAGCGGCAAAGAGAGGTGGCTGAGAGGCAGGTGACGGTGGTCGACACGCCTGGTTGGGAGTGGTTCCCCTCCAGGGGCTCCTCTCTGGGGGTCCGGAGGGAGATCGTCCGTGGCGTGTCGCTGTGCCAGCCTGGCCCCCACGCCGTGCTCCTGGTGgtgcccctctccttctcctttaccAAACGGGAGCGGCAGGCAGCCGAGGAGcatgtggagctgttgggggagcGGGCTTGGGGGCATACCGTGGTGCTGTTCACGGTGAAGGGTGGGCGGCTGAAGGATGCCACcttagaggaggaggtggaggagagcagggatgtcATTCTTCTTTTTCCAAAACAGCATTTGACTGATGGAGCTACTGTAACAATGCATATTAATttcaacattacattatattcaTTACATTTATATGTGGATTTTGAATCACATAAGCCAAAGAACCTTGTCAAATGACATCTGAGAAGGACAAAAATGAAGGAAAATAGTACAACTATGCTAATATAAATTATGATATTAAAACAGTGTTTTAAGATTACTCTCAGGCTGTTGTCTGGTCTGTAATCTAGAAGGAAAAAATGGACATCAAGTGTTTGTAAAATGGCAATAAAGAACATGACATAAGTTAATGCTGAAGCAATTGTGATGGTAGCTCCACTTACACTATGTCCATCCTCTTACAGAGCTGCTGGCTGATTTCTATGTATCTGTCCAGTTGGAGGGCCAGCACCTCTACATTGAGGAGGCTGGGCATAAAGAAGGCCTTAGCATCCCTCTTAAAGTAGATGAGGAGAGGGCAGGATATTCTGGCAGCAGTGATGACAGCCTGAACACTGGCAGGGCTCGTCCCCTGAGGCAGACAGAAGAACCTGTTCTCCtcaaacaccaacagacaggtGACCGCCAGACACTCCACAGCATCCAGGAAGTAATCCAGCTTCTCCAGGCCTCCCAGAGTGTCCTTTAGTACAGCCCCCAGCTCCTTCTCCAGCTCCTCACGCCTACTGTCTGCAGTCCCCTGGGTCAGACCGCTCCATACGAACTCCCCAAACGCCTTGGCCTTGGTCGCTGAGTTACGGACATGGTCGAACTTAAGGTCAATTCTGTCTGCCCTCTGCTTGATGTCCCTCATCATTTCCAGTTCTGTCTTCCTCTGAAGGGCCCATTTGGAATGCCTGTCACAGAACTCCCTCACTGTGTGAACGTTGCTGAGGGTGTCAGAGATGTACTGGCCCAAGAGCTCCCTTGTTAACTCTGATCTGGAAGAAAAGTAGGCTTCAGTCAGGAGCTTCACTATTGAATGCAGGATAATCAGTATATAAAATTACAAAGTTGTAGATACAGAGTGCCTATCCACCAACTTTACCCTTTTATTGAACTACCTTTATTGAATACCTTGGATTCTTTGTCAACATTGCCCTCTGCTGTCAATTTAAAGTAGCCCAGCAACACTCTCCTTTCTGCCCCAGTTATTAAACCTCTTAGATGTAAGATGTACATGTAGATGTAATGTATAGATTAAAAAATACTTAAAAATAACACGTTCTGTTTGTCATAGAGGGCATGAGATGAAAGGGGAGTTCCTAACAagttcaggaagccaagctaCAGCAGACAGtttgatcaagagagaccttGCAAAAATATGcattttctctaacactaaacatacaaatatgtcatttacagttataaggaaggtGACATCTTATAGTTAGTCATTTTTTAATATGATTAtgctatatttagaaagcatatgTAACTTCAAGCCATATTCATACGATTTTGTTGAACAGGAAATACATCataaaaatattaaatatttGTACTGTgaacttgagcttgtgtcctgaaaatgcagcattactagttatttCTTATGACCCTCATGGTACATAATTACATTTGGGGATTAAGTTGACGTTTTCGATTACATTTAGATACAATTAACTGGTTAATAGTCTCACCGTGACATGACGCTCTCCCTGTGTTTGGACATTTCCTGGTTTGGTTGATATCGTTACTGAACAGTGTTGCCTTGTCCCCAAGGCATGTCCAATAGAACTGTGGATAATTCAAAAGAAAAATCACAGCCATTACATTTCTATTCTGATATAAATTTAGAAACAGGATTCACATACATCACATAGCTACATGGGCAAACACAGTGATTCATTTGTACATCGGGAGGTCCCGGGAACACAGTGAGCGCGAGAGCCTAACTTTCTAGACATCAGTGTACAGCAACAATTTCAGACGTCACTGCAGAACACCCGCCATATGCATATAAAACACACTCAGCTGGAAGGTTTACAAGACCCGAATCAATGTAGTAGCAGAACAAATATCACAATATCCTAATATTAtaacttcaaataaaataaatcaatataGGCTACAGCAGAACACACATATGATAATATATAGGCCTATACATATTCGGATTAATTTCACAGTACAGAAAAAGTTtgtacaggacaacagttttcctaCCGTAGTTTTCAAAACCTCCCACAATGACTCTCCCCATGTCAAGTCCATGTATCTCCTGACAGTCAATTTATTGTTCAAAACCATGAACGAGCCTGTGCCTATGACGTTTAGTCTCGTTCTAAAGCTGTTCGGAAGACTCTGGCTGTATAGTCTATTTTTTTCCATTTTGAGTGTTAATAGTGTCGTCTTTAGCCGTGTCTGCAAGGCTTGCTACCAACAAATGCGCCTTGGTTCGGGCATGTTCAGAAACCTTTTTTCTGAGGGctctcttcagaggaagaggatgatACTGTATATTCCACCAACACTTTTGATAGCTAGTATTATCCCTCTAGTCGTTTCTAGACCCAAACACCCTACCTTTTTGCATGTTGTACAGCCCAAATTTGAATTCAGCATGACAAGCCAG
This sequence is a window from Oncorhynchus mykiss isolate Arlee chromosome 13, USDA_OmykA_1.1, whole genome shotgun sequence. Protein-coding genes within it:
- the LOC110486626 gene encoding GTPase IMAP family member 4 isoform X2, translated to MDSEEVMVEMKETGKSPDSQPVPLSVVSGLRIILIGEREAGKSAVGNAILGSEMFDTVGVRTREAVKRQREVAERQVTVVDTPGWEWFPSRGSSLGVRREIVRGVSLCQPGPHAVLLVVPLSFSFTKRERQAAEEHVELLGERAWGHTVVLFTVKGGRLKDATLEEEVEESEELQGLVERCGGRYHALYGRSRKGHDAVAELLEKLDNMVAKNRGELLSSEEVLEEAREKEEEEERRHQEEDREREEDLRRAKEALRELEMEEEKEEVQGEGGKATEESTRQQRGRRRYTDEKSDTGVESSSADPTSAPPHLTWSDLRAIRDQRCKTQ
- the LOC118938313 gene encoding uncharacterized protein LOC118938313 isoform X3, encoding MSKHRESVMSRSELTRELLGQYISDTLSNVHTVREFCDRHSKWALQRKTELEMMRDIKQRADRIDLKFDHVRNSATKAKAFGEFVWSGLTQGTADSRREELEKELGAVLKDTLGGLEKLDYFLDAVECLAVTCLLVFEENRFFCLPQGTSPASVQAVITAARISCPLLIYFKRDAKAFFMPSLLNVEVLALQLDRYIEISQQLCKRMDIVSSISQMLFWKKKNDIPALLHLLL
- the LOC118938313 gene encoding uncharacterized protein LOC118938313 isoform X2; the encoded protein is MEKNRLYSQSLPNSFRTRLNVIGTGSFMVLNNKLTVRRYMDLTWGESLWEVLKTTFYWTCLGDKATLFSNDINQTRKCPNTGRASCHELTRELLGQYISDTLSNVHTVREFCDRHSKWALQRKTELEMMRDIKQRADRIDLKFDHVRNSATKAKAFGEFVWSGLTQGTADSRREELEKELGAVLKDTLGGLEKLDYFLDAVECLAVTCLLVFEENRFFCLPQGTSPASVQAVITAARISCPLLIYFKRDAKAFFMPSLLNVEVLALQLDRYIEISQQLCKRMDIVWHPSAAHPSP
- the LOC118938313 gene encoding uncharacterized protein LOC118938313 isoform X1; the protein is MEKNRLYSQSLPNSFRTRLNVIGTGSFMVLNNKLTVRRYMDLTWGESLWEVLKTTFYWTCLGDKATLFSNDINQTRKCPNTGRASCHELTRELLGQYISDTLSNVHTVREFCDRHSKWALQRKTELEMMRDIKQRADRIDLKFDHVRNSATKAKAFGEFVWSGLTQGTADSRREELEKELGAVLKDTLGGLEKLDYFLDAVECLAVTCLLVFEENRFFCLPQGTSPASVQAVITAARISCPLLIYFKRDAKAFFMPSLLNVEVLALQLDRYIEISQQLCKRMDIVSSISQMLFWKKKNDIPALLHLLL